In Thamnophis elegans isolate rThaEle1 chromosome 13, rThaEle1.pri, whole genome shotgun sequence, one DNA window encodes the following:
- the DRG1 gene encoding developmentally-regulated GTP-binding protein 1 produces MATTLAKIAEIEAEMARTQKNKATAHHLGLLKARLAKLRRELITPKGGGGSGTGEGFDVAKTGDARIGFVGFPSVGKSTLLSNLAGVYSEVAAYEFTTLTTVPGVIRYKGAKIQLLDLPGIIEGAKDGKGRGRQVIAVARTCNLILIVLDVLKPLGHKKIIESELEGFGIRLNSKPPNIGFKKKDKGGINLTATCPQSELDIETVKSILAEYKIHNADITLRSDVTADDLIDVVEGNRVYIPCIYVLNKIDQISIEELDIIYKVPHCVPISAHHRWNFDDLLEKIWDYLKLVRIYTKPKGQLPDYTSPVVLPDSRTTVEDFCMKIHKNLIKDFKYALVWGSSVKHNPQKVGKDHTMEDEDVIQIVKK; encoded by the exons ATGGCTACGACGTTGGCCAAGATCGCCGAGATCGAGGCGGAG ATGGCTCGCACCCAAAAGAATAAAGCCACGGCCCACCACTTGGGGCTGTTGAAAGCCCGCCTGGCCAAGCTGCGTCGAGAGCTGATCACCCCAAAAGGAGGCGGAGGGAGCGGAACTGGAGAAG GTTTTGATGTGGCAAAGACTGGCGATGCCCGGATTGGTTTTGTGGGCTTCCCTTCGGTGGGAAAATCTACTCTGCTGAGCAATCTTGCTGGTGTTTACTCAGAAGTAGCTGCGTACGAGTTTACAACTCTAACCACAGTTCCAGGAGTGATCCGGTACAAAGGAGCCAAAATACAG CTTCTTGATTTACCAGGAATTATCGAGGGTGCCAAAGATGGGAAAGGCAGAGGTCGCCAGGTCATTGCTG TTGCCCGAACCTGCAACCTCATCCTGATTGTTCTGGATGTTCTGAAACCTTTGGGACATAAGAAGATAATTGAGAGTGAGTTGGAGGGCTTCGGGATACGTTTGAACAGCAAACCTCCCAATATTGGCTTTAAGAAAAAGGACAAAGGAGGCATTAACCTCACGGCCACA TGTCCGCAGAGTGAGCTGGATATCGAAACTGTGAAGAGCATTTTGGCAGAATATAAAATCCACAATGCTGATATCACCCTGAGGAGCGATGTAACTGCAGATGACCTCATTGATGTGGTTGAAGGAAACAG AGTTTACATCCCATGCATTTATGTGTTGAACAAAATTGATCAAATCTCCATTGAGGAACTAGACATAATTTACAAAGTGCCCCACTGCGTTCCCATCTCTGCTCATCATCGGTGGAATTTTGATGACCTGCTGGAGAAAATCTGGGATTACCTTAAACTTGTGCGGAT TTACACTAAACCCAAAGGGCAGCTCCCAGATTATACTTCTCCAGTGGTCCTGCCTGACTCTCGGACCACCGTGGAGGATTTCTGCATGAAGATTCATAAAAACCTAATTAAAGATTTCAAATA TGCTCTTGTATGGGGCTCGTCTGTCAAGCACAACCCTCAGAAAGTGGGAAAAGATCATACTATGGAGGATGAAGATGTCATTCAGATAGtcaagaaataa